The sequence CAATAGTGTACCTGTATCTAaaaaggttaatttttttttttttggaaaaaactaagtataattatttttaaaattactcttGGCATTCGtactatatattaaattaattcattatttaatgaaaatttaatgtttttttttttttaaaatttgtattattagatttattgtaatataaatcttatatatattttcatcaaattcataccaaattatcaaaaaaaaataattatctatatatattagaatacgTAAACTACAAACATTCTTATAGTTAGTAACAGTGTCAAATTAAGAGAGAGACAACAAAAGACGGGTAGTTTAtggatgttgtttttttttaattattttttgtatatcTCACTTTTAATTGTGTTATCATTTATAAACACAAATAACACTAACATTGTTTAAAAATTACTGTGCAACCAAATCAAATCCATTGAAATTAAATTCAACGACAATCTGAGAATGTttgtagatttaaaatctacaaATCGTTCACAGAAGACTTAACCTCTATGTAATACTCTTTCTATCAATGACATCTTGCCTATTGATACTAGATCCTTTGTTCGGAGTGGTGTTAGTTAAAGAGAGGACCCATGATCTAACTCTAAAGGCTACGCAAGTTGAGAACTGATTACGCTAGTTGAGAACATAGATGCTTGTTAAACTTGTTCCATGTTTGTGGATGTTTTAGATATGTGCTTGTCGCATttcgtaaaagaaaaaaatctctttattactttaacgcaagaataaaataaaaatattttaagtttaatttttaaaattaaattttaattgataaaactGACACTGAGTCatgacaaatatatttaaataataagctagtggaaaaaatggaaataaataaaaaataaaatttctgaCATATTTAAATGCGGATCCTTATCGGATGCGGGTGGTCAGTAGGATCCGCGAGAACGCATCCGACCCGTTACCGACCATTCCTCGATCTCTCTCACTCTATCTCTCTGCGCGTGCCGCGAAATTAGGGTTTGGTAGAGAGGTTGAATTCCACCTTCAATGGCTGCCAAACCCTAGTTCTGCGCTTCATGGAGATGGAGGAGCTCGTCCTCGAGGCTGAGGCTGCATTCCCTGCCGACTACTCCATTGCTATAGAGTACCAGGGGCCGCCAATCCCCTTTGAGATCCCTTGCGCCATTCCCATAGAGATTGAGCGCATCCCCATTGCCTCGGTTGCTGCTCCCTCTTCCCTTCCGCCGAACCTCCACCTCCCTGTAATCCAGCCTCTCGCCTCACCGAAGAAACCTGATGGAACCCTCGCCCCTGATCCCATCGTGGTCTCCCCAACCTCCGTCATGGAGAACCGTTCCGCCATCGATGGGGAGACCTCCGGGGAGATCCCAGATGTGACGCTGGAGCCATCCGTTGGTGGCGTTGATAGTTCGGGTCCTGTGGAGTTCTCGAATGACACAGCGCTGAATGAGTCGGGGCTCAGCTCCGATTTTGAATCATCGGAATTCTCGGATGAAGATGAGGATGAGGCTTTACCTCACCAGAAGCGTGCGACGAATGTGACCTTCGAGCCTAGTGGATCCGCGTCTCCGGCAAAGGACAGCACTCGCCAAGAGTCTGAACAGAAGATAAAGAAGGGATCTTGCTACAGATGCTTGAAAGGAAGTCGGTTCTTGGAGAAAGAGTCTTGCTTGGTGTGTGATGCTAAGTATTGCAGTGCTTGTGTGCTTAGAGCGATGGGATCGATGCCCGAAGGGAGGAAGTGCATATCTTGTATTGGGTCTCAAATAGAAGAGTCCAAGAGGGAGAGGCTGGGAAAGTGCTCTCGGATGCTGAAGAAATTGCTGAGTGCTTTAGAAGTTGAGCAGATAATGAAAGCTGAGAGATTCTGTGAGACAAACCAGCTGCAGCCTGAGGATGTCTGTGTAAATGGTAGGCGACTTACCATGGACGAGATGGTCACATTGCAGAGCTGTCCGTGCCCACCGACTAAGTTGAGACCAGGATTATATTGGTATGATAAGGTCTCAGGATTTTGGGGGAAGGTGAGCGTATAATTCCTCGGAATTTTTATCACAGTCATACCAAATGATTGATTTCTTTGGAGTTTGAATTACTAGcttcttttaattgtttaatgcTGATAAGTTCATCATCTATTTCAAAACTACCATTGTAGATTGTCAGCACTTTGCTCTGACCTatttctttttaagaaaaaaatgggcATGTAGAACTCTAAATAAGCTTGTATGACTGCTGGGTTAACCTTAGATCTCTAAAATTGATGCTGTATCTCTACCTAATGTAACTTGGGACAAGGTAGTCTGCTGCCAAAATTGTAAATAGTGTCTTATAATCACTTGACATGATCTGGCTTCCCCAAATTGATGATATTCCAGCTAATTAATGTTTGACATGGAAGGTTTTTATACTATGTGAAATATtagatgatatattattatactgCATTTTCTTCTATTCATTAACTCTCACCTACTTACTATGAATTGTATTACTCTCAATTAATAGCTAGATCTCAATTTTAATGCTTTGCCTCAAATGATGAGAACAATAAAACCTTgttaatagaataaaaaatgtaaGACATGGTAAATACATTAATGAATGCTAATCTTTGTGTGCATATTCATTATCCCTGGTAATTTAAGCTTATGGCATGTTGTgatattatcttttctttttgtgaaaaataagagaaaaattttaGAGTTTTACTATACTTGTGATTCCATAGAATGCATATAGTTTTTGATATTGCACCGACTAATGCTAGTGCAGTTTTGCTCACTTCAAAACCTTTGAATTTAGCTGACTTGTAACTTGTAAACACAGTGTTTTTGCCTATAGAATTTTAGGTGATCTCTTGGTAGTGGGAGTAGGCTCAAATGAGAAGGAAACGAAATTTGATCAAGGAAATCTGCGTTTATCATTGAAGCATGATAACTGGAGGAAATGAAACTTAAAAGTTGCATTTGATTAGTTTATGGTGCAGAAAATTTAAATCTTAATggaaattaaattaatgttattgaataaaaatcttCCAATTCTCTGGAAAATAGATCGAAGGAAGACCCATGATTTGATGCATGGAATATTGTTCCCCTTGAAGTTATGGGCTAAATTTTAAGgaagtaaatttttatttatccttATGTTGGTGTTTGGTTGAGGGATGGAAGGTTGGGTTAAGGGAatctttttaaattgttttggaGGGAAAACTTTTATGTGGAGTACCAATTGTTGACTTCAAAGTaaaggtttttatattaaaaatttattcttaatgtttattaatattgataataattaaattttaattagtaaatatatttattttaataactaagtcttgcaaaaaaaaaaaaaaaattagtgagaTAACATTGAGGTGTTTGAGTCTTTGAGATAACATTGGGGTGTATGGTTGGAGTTTGCAGGAGAACCTGCTGGTTTTTTATTGGAGGTTGTGGGAAACGAAAACAAAAATGAcatttgatataaaatatatatttcaacagattcaaaaaattgttttagtATGTTTTTTGTCACCAAATAGTGTAGCATACAAGTTTTTGTAAATTAGGATAAACTTTAATAGCATGCTTTGCTTTTCAATTCTTGGTGGAGATATGTTGGCTGGTGAAAAATTGTCAAATATATTGAAATTGTCTGTTTTCCTCTTACACTTCTATTTTGTTACTGTCAGTTGTAATCTGATTATGACTGTTGAACTTTAACAGGAAGGACACAAGCCTCACAATATCATTAGTCCACATTTGAATGTCGGGGGAGGAACCCTCATGAGAAATGCAAGCAATGGAAACactaatattttgataaatggtCGTGAGATAACAAATGTGGAGCGGCAAATGCTTAAGGTTCTTGTTTGCCTGCATCTTGTTCTATTCATGCTTGATAAAGTGCATCACTACAGACATATCTGCCTTGCAGTGGGCAGGGGTTCAAATTGCTGGGAATCCTCACTTTTGGGTGAATGCTGATGGAACATATCTGGAGGAGGGCCAAAAGAATATTAAAGGGCGAATTTGGGGCAAGGTAGTCTTATAGTTTCTGTTTCTTTTatacttgtgtgtgtgtgtatcttTGTGCAGTGAGTTGAAGTCATTATCTAATGATTGCTGAATTGGCAGCCTGGAATGAAGCTGATCTGCTCTTTTCTATCATTACCAATTCCCAGTAAACCAATTGATTCTTCTGGTAGAGATGCAAATAAGATGTTTGATAGACCTGTACCAGACTATCTTGAACAAAGAGCTCTGCAAAAGCTTCTTTTGGTTGGATACCATGGATCGGGAACAagtactatatttaaacaggtATTACATCTGATGTAAACTTTATTGCATAATGGGTTCTGCCAAGTTAATGGTTGTGTACATATTTGTGTACAATTtccattattttaatatttgattgtaTCTGTATGCTTCATGGTTTAATGGCTTATGTACCATGTAGTTGCCATATCATTATAGTTTGTTGGCTCAGCAGTGCAGGTGatctttgttttctatttttttttgttttttaaatattctcaCAATTATTGCACTAGCTGTTATGATGTATGGAAATATGACTTGGAAAAAATTAGTTACCTTAGTTTACCATGGCCGTCTTTGAATTCAACCAAACAAGGGTTTCTATCAAAATTTGtagaaaacaaggaaaaagaaaatattattgaaaaatgatTGTAGTTAAGCAATAACTTGGATGCTATGCATTTATTATGCTGTTGCTACGTTTTAGATCataggtatttttttttcttctttttctttttgtgcgCTAGGAGCACATTAGGcgtatatttgaatgaaatcaGTCTGTCCAGGACTACATATATCAAGGAAAAACAAACCTGGATTAAAATCTGAATCCTTTTTGGTATAAACTATGCTCCTCAATCTGCCAGATGTGGGGAACCATTTTGAACTTGTTTGGATAGGATCTCACCTGAGATTTAGCCCTAAGATACATCAAATTGTATTTATTTCCATTTATAAAATGTTATGCTTGTGAAAGTTAACTCACTTAAATCTACTACCATTTTGCACGCACATAGCATATTATTAACATTAACTGGTCCTTTGGTGAGAGACATTCAGTACTTCCCATTTGTTGCCATGGAAGAATTTGCCATGGCAGTTGACTGTTTGTATTctatcattgtttttttctgagtaaatttaaatgatatttcAGGCCAAGTTTTTGTATAGAACTGATCCTTTTTCTGAGGATGAGCGGGAGAGTATCAAGATAATGATTCAGAGCAACATTTACCGTTATCTTGGAATACTGCTTGAGGGTCGTAAACGATTTGAAGAGGAGAGTCTGGCAGAGAGAAGGGAAAGGCAGTCAACTTGTTCAAGTACAGgtattctttcattttgtttttcagtTGATAtctcattatatttaatttgctGAGTATGAGGCTACACAATTTCAATTCAGAAATGTAATTGTGGTAACTATGGATTCACTCATGGAAACACCGGGTATGTGTGAAAGATAATTGACATCTGTTGTAAGTTCATGCTTCAATTGTCTGGAGTGGTCATTTACTTGGGCtctcttgctctctctctctctctctctctctctctttatatatatatatatatatatagacacacacacatactGTTTTCAGAAATCATTTATGGAAATAACTGTTTTCTTTACAGCTGCAGTATTTTCTACTTCATGCATGAAATATTTCTTCCAGATTATTTATATAATGGACtcataaaaatatcttttttgttGCAGGCATTCATGAGTCAGTCAAGTTTGATAATGTGACTGAATACTCCTTAGGTGTTCGGCTGACATCATTTTCTGATTGGCTGCTCAACGAAATGGCATCTGGTAAACTTGAAGCAGTTTTTCCAGCTGCCACCCGTGAATATGCACCTGTGGTTGAGGAATTGTGGAATGATGGTGCTATTCAGGCcacatatagaagaagaaatgaactgGAATTGTTTCCCAGTGTGGCAAACTATTTCTTAGAGCGGGTAGCTtgctttccatttctttttataattatcctAATAGATAATTAGGTTCATACTATCTTTAAGACGCCCCTACTTCTTACTGCTTTTCGTAgttgattatttgatatttgtaatttttcattcttgttgattttaatgGGAAATAAAATTAGTCTACTAAAGTAGGCGGACAGCTTACATtccatttctttatttaattatcctAATAGAAAATTGGATGCATTCTCTTTTTGGTACAAGGGGCAGATTCAAATGCATATTGAATTGGGTTGAGTTCTAGAAACTGATGCTTCCCTTGGTTTTTCTTTGAACATTACTATTAGTCAACATAGAACTAGTGTCCTAGACATTGTTGAATGATCTCAAGATGTTTCCAACTGATTTTTCTTTGACCAATTTCTGTcatattataatcaattttagGTCAACTTGTGGAGATTGCATGGCATCATTTGAAGATCTTAGATATGATGACAGGAGTCTTGTTTGCTTCTGTTTTATTGGCATTCACTGttagttcttgatttttttactttcaagTGGAGAATAAATATTCAAACCTGCCATAGTTTTCCCAGATATTGCTATTAGAAATTTGTTACATGAACTtccttttttatgtttgttataAAGTATTTTCAAAAGGAGAATGCAGGGGGAGAACAATTGAATTTGCTTAATGCTGTTTATGCAAACTTTCTGATTGATACATTATTAGTGAGAAGTTAATTGCTGACTGAGTGGAAATCGATCatagattttatattaaacatatttttatatcatgccTTTGGTATATGTCATTTTTTATGCTGTAACCTTTGGTTCTGTTAGATAATCAAAACCCTTGAAATTTCAGTATAGAGAGTTCATTAATTTAGATTTGAATATGTGATGCTACTCTTCCTGTTGTATCCTGTTAACCATATCGGTGAAAAGCTAATCGTactgttattttatttgttggaaTTCTCCATGTTGATCTGTGGATTTATTTTACTCTTTTAAGAAACTCCATGTTTGACTTAAAGCTCTCTATTGCATCTTCAGATTGTTGACATATCTAGACAGGAATATGAACCTTCTGATTTGGATATTCTCTATGCTGATGGTATCACATCTTCCAATGGATTAGCTAGCACAGATTTCATTTTCCCTCCATCGGCTTGTGATGTTGATGGTGCTGATCAGGAAGAGGCACGACTAAGGTAGGCTATGCTTTCTTCTTGCCTTTATCACTTTCTGATATGTTGCTGTAAAGTGACCTGctttgtatttatataaaaagttagcaatgaaaacaatccttatttattatttaaggtGGAATCCACAGGCTTTTTTCAATTGCTTAGAGAAAATGTGTTTCTCATGGTTGTAGTGTTATCAACTTATCTATCATCATTTTTTCTACAGAACACTGAAATATGATACAGAAGAAATATTTAGTGAATACtgttaattaacttttttatgtTGAAATGCAATTGTCTTTCTTTGCTCAGTGGTCATAATAGATAAGTGACCTCATTGTGACAAGGCAAAATGACAGAAAATATCACTTTCTGTAGCATTGACAAGAGAGTccacatgatttatttttagataCTCTTGAACACAATATTGTTTTGCACATGATTAACCAATATCTTTTGTTGCcactcaaaattttcaaatgccTAATTTTTGCCTCCGTTCATTTCAGGTATCAGCTTATCAGAGTGCACACAAAAAATTTAGGAGAGAACTGCAAGTGGTTAGACATGTTTGAGGATGTTCGACTGGTCATCTTCTGTGTTGCAGCGAGTGACTATGATGAATTCTATGAGGATTCAAGTGGAGCAATCCTGAACAAGATGATGGAGAGCAAGAGGCTATTCGAGAGCATTGTGACACATCCAACATTTGATCAGATGGAGTTTCTCTTGGTTCTAAACAAATTTGATCTGCTTGAGCAGAAGATAGACACAACATCCTTGACTGTATGTGATTGGTTTGCCGACTTCAACCCGGTTTTAAGTCGTCACCATCCCAACCATAGCCGCAACCAGAACCATGGGGCTACAAAAGCTCAGATGGCCTTCCACTACATAGCCGTCATGTTCAAGCGGCTTTTTGCTTGCCTTACAGCGAGGAAGCTTTACGTTGTTTCGGCCAATGGTCTCGACTCTGATTCAATTGACGCCACATTGAAATATGCAAGAGAGATTCTGAAGTGGGAAGAAGAGAAGCCCGAGTTAATTGAGTACTCTGTTAATTCTGTCTATAGCACTGATCCGAGCTCCTATTCTCCATGATGATGTACGAAAAACACAGCTGTATATATCCGTGCTTGTATTTTTTCCCCCCGTATTTTTTACCCCCCTGTTTTTCACAGTTATAGTGTGTGGTTCACAGTTCCTGTATgttgttaatttaaatatttgaaaagaaacatGTTGTGGTTTCTGCAGACTGATATCACTTCACTTTGAAGCACATTTACTAGCAACTGAAAGTTACCTGCTTCATCCTCATTAACCACCTGACCTGGACTTACTGTAGAATTGTCAGCAGGTCTTCCATAATAACTCTCCTGTGATTTCATATACTGCATTACCTTATTTATCAGGTAAAGGTGAATTCATATAGTCTTGAATACTTGTCAGCAGGTCTTTTGGTGGTGTTGATTATAAACTCAGAGCAACTGTGATGTGAAACTATTTAAGGTAAATTCATTTTAacctttttgttgttgaataTACCTTGGTAATATGAGTGAAAGTTGAAGAACTCATTTATTGGAataatatgattttgattgGGTGTGTGTTTGACCATGCAGAATGTGATGGAGCAAGCTGACAAAGGGGGACCATGGTggtaggattttattttttacatagaTTCATCATTACTTGAAGCACATAAAAGGTGTCAGACTCTGGGCTTTGTTGAATTTTGCTTTGCATAGGCATGCACTAGCTACTACATTTTAATGTCATTTCCAGAGAGAAAACAAAGCTGCAACTTGACCTGGCCACTACTGCCTTATAATGGTCTTACCAGACATGAATGAGATACCTTTGAAGTTGAACTCCATATCCTTGTCAGATACCAAACAGTGGAAATCCTTTCCTCTTTTCATTATGCAAGATGATGATAAAGCAGAGTATGCTAACCTCATCTTCATCTTATCTCTAACAGTGCACTTTGATTGTACACTTGCATTTTATATTCTCTATCTTTACTTAGCTGATTTGGCTTGTACATCCACTTATAATGTAATAAACAGTACTATGATTAAATAATCTACTTTTCTAAAGAAAACATCCATGTTTAATGTAACGTCAACTCTTTC comes from Dioscorea cayenensis subsp. rotundata cultivar TDr96_F1 chromosome 15, TDr96_F1_v2_PseudoChromosome.rev07_lg8_w22 25.fasta, whole genome shotgun sequence and encodes:
- the LOC120278142 gene encoding extra-large guanine nucleotide-binding protein 1, giving the protein MEMEELVLEAEAAFPADYSIAIEYQGPPIPFEIPCAIPIEIERIPIASVAAPSSLPPNLHLPVIQPLASPKKPDGTLAPDPIVVSPTSVMENRSAIDGETSGEIPDVTLEPSVGGVDSSGPVEFSNDTALNESGLSSDFESSEFSDEDEDEALPHQKRATNVTFEPSGSASPAKDSTRQESEQKIKKGSCYRCLKGSRFLEKESCLVCDAKYCSACVLRAMGSMPEGRKCISCIGSQIEESKRERLGKCSRMLKKLLSALEVEQIMKAERFCETNQLQPEDVCVNGRRLTMDEMVTLQSCPCPPTKLRPGLYWYDKVSGFWGKEGHKPHNIISPHLNVGGGTLMRNASNGNTNILINGREITNVERQMLKWAGVQIAGNPHFWVNADGTYLEEGQKNIKGRIWGKPGMKLICSFLSLPIPSKPIDSSGRDANKMFDRPVPDYLEQRALQKLLLVGYHGSGTSTIFKQAKFLYRTDPFSEDERESIKIMIQSNIYRYLGILLEGRKRFEEESLAERRERQSTCSSTGIHESVKFDNVTEYSLGVRLTSFSDWLLNEMASGKLEAVFPAATREYAPVVEELWNDGAIQATYRRRNELELFPSVANYFLERIVDISRQEYEPSDLDILYADGITSSNGLASTDFIFPPSACDVDGADQEEARLRYQLIRVHTKNLGENCKWLDMFEDVRLVIFCVAASDYDEFYEDSSGAILNKMMESKRLFESIVTHPTFDQMEFLLVLNKFDLLEQKIDTTSLTVCDWFADFNPVLSRHHPNHSRNQNHGATKAQMAFHYIAVMFKRLFACLTARKLYVVSANGLDSDSIDATLKYAREILKWEEEKPELIEYSVNSVYSTDPSSYSP